In Quercus robur chromosome 10, dhQueRobu3.1, whole genome shotgun sequence, a genomic segment contains:
- the LOC126702595 gene encoding protein BASIC PENTACYSTEINE2-like has translation MDGDNSLNMRNWGYYEPPTPSLKGHLGLQLMSSMPQEQQLIRGRNAMLIATGNNGTLHHRDIGVSHSTFPMDYMRDAWISQREKFINVLPTPNPGYSVLPETSSSHHMQMVQQPPDMSKDERMISVEETGVANENGPIKKRQAAKAPKIPKEKKAKRALRAPKAESSPSAPRARSTTRKTTEIVISGVDISGIPIPVCSCTGTPQHCYRWGSGGWQSACCTTGMSMYPLPMSTKRRGARIAGRKMSIGAFKKVLEKLAAEGYNFSNPIDLRTHWAKHGTNKFVTIR, from the coding sequence ATGGATGGAGATAATAGTTTGAATATGCGTAATTGGGGTTACTATGAACCACCAACACCATCTCTTAAAGGCCATCTTGGTCTTCAGCTCATGTCCTCAATGCCCCAAGAACAACAACTCATCAGGGGACGCAATGCTATGCTCATTGCCACGGGAAATAATGGAACATTGCACCATAGGGATATTGGGGTTTCACATTCTACATTCCCCATGGACTACATGAGGGATGCTTGGATTAGTCAAAGAGAGAAATTTATTAATGTGTTACCCACACCAAACCCTGGTTATTCAGTTTTGCCCGAGACATCCTCCTCTCATCATATGCAGATGGTTCAACAACCACCTGATATGTCCAAGGATGAAAGGATGATTAGTGTAGAAGAGACGGGTGTTGCGAACGAAAATGGACCTATTAAGAAAAGGCAGGCAGCGAAAGccccaaaaatcccaaaagagAAGAAGGCTAAGAGAGCCCTGCGTGCACCTAAGGCTGAGAGTAGTCCCTCTGCTCCACGAGCAAGGTCTACCACTAGGAAAACCACTGAGATTGTTATAAGTGGGGTTGATATATCCGGGATTCCAATACCAGTTTGTTCATGTACGGGGACACCTCAGCATTGTTATCGATGGGGCTCTGGTGGGTGGCAATCTGCATGTTGTACCACTGGTATGTCAATGTATCCCTTGCCAATGAGTACCAAACGGCGTGGAGCAAGGATTGCTGGTAGAAAAATGAGTATAGGAGCTTTCAAGAAGGTATTAGAGAAACTTGCGGCAGAAGGTTACAACTTCTCTAATCCGATCGATTTGAGGACCCACTGGGCTAAACATGGTACGAACAAGTTTGTGACCATCAGGTAG